GTAAAGGTAAAAAGTTTATTCTTCTTTTaactagtttttctttttcttgtagaATGGTCAGATCCATCTAAAGGACTCATAATTCATAACCAACGCATGTGCAATTCTAGACCATTGTAGACCGACTTAACAAGTCAGCACATTTCTTACTGTTAAAGTTGGCTGACACAGCGTAgcagtatgccaagttgtacttGAAGGAGATTATCTGTTATTATTTAATCATGTATTATAATCCCCACATTATCATTCAAGTATAAATTGTTCACAAACCAAACAACCTCCAGTACGGATAAGCTCTTGCTTTATTCTGTTTAAGGTGGGGCATGCTTAAGTTCAATCTTTTAATTCTGGTTGGAAAGgaattaattttattcttttgtgTCGTTAAAAACGAGAGTGCCTTAGTTAATCAAACAAATATCTAATGAACAATTGATAGACTGCCaaagaattcaaatttaaaaaacaacAGGAAGGCAACTTAAGTTCAATAACCAGCAAAACGACAAGATTAACGACCATGCTACTTCAgaatataatatagaaaaaactATTAGTTCATATAGAGAACGGTCAGATACCCTAGATTTTCGATGCCATTAATTGGCTCGAGAAGCTGCAGCTGATGTTGCTGTGCCTCCTGCTCTGTCTGAATTTGCTGCAATGCCTGCACATTACCACCATCAATTGGTGCTGCTGCAGTAGTTGGAGTCCCTTTCCCTTCCACTAACCGCCACATATACCATGCCCCTGCAGATCTATATGGCTTCCATTTGTCACATAATTGCTCCATCTGCGACGGTCTTGGCAGTTCCTCCAGTCCATACAGCAATTGCACACCTTTCCTGACCCCCAAGTCACTAACAGGCAAAACATCTGGTCTATGAAGTGAAAAGATCATGAACATGTGCACTGACCAAGAACCAATACCCTTCACCATTGAAAGCATGGTAAACAATGACCTATCATCCATCTTTACAAGAGTTTCATCAGACAAAATCCCACTTCTATACTTGTTTGCCAAGTCATGGAGATAACTAGCCTTCCGCCCTGAGATTCCTACTTGCTTGAGCTGTTGAGGAGAAAGGGCGAGGACAATATCGGGGCAAACAGCGTCCTCTCCTCCACAAAGTGACACAAAGCGAGTGTAGATTGAGGTGCCTGCTTTATAAGCTAGTTGCTGATAAAGAATGCTCTTGCTAAGGGCTAAAAACGCAGAATGGTGCAACTCAAATTGTGGGGAAGGAAGTGTATCTATTAAGGAAACAAGAAGAGGGTCCACAGAACGTAGATGCTGCAGTGCATTGTCAATCTCTCCATCAGCTGATAAGGGTTTGATGATTTGGGGTAAAACCCTTGATGATTTCGGTGCACTCTTCCGACGATTCTTCGTTACGGTAATCGCTCCGCTGGTTGCAGTGGATGATGATGGTACGGTGGTTTCCGGGGTTTTCCCATTGGAGGATGCGGTGGAAGAGAGTTTTCGGATTTTCTGTGGTCGAATTGGGATTTTGGAAGGGTTAGAGGGGTTTGGTGGAAGATCAACTGGAGAGTTCGATACAAGGGTGGAATCAGAAATGGGTAGAGGTTGAGGTAGAGCTTGAGGTTGAGGTTGAGGTTGAGGTTGGGGTTGGGGTGGAGTTTGGGTCTGCTCACTCATGAGCGCTAAAATTGGCCACGAAAGATTCGCTAATATTTTCCGGCGGTTTTGTAGGAGGAATAATTGGAAGTTTCCGGTGGCAATCGACGGCGGCGGCCCGAAGAGTAGCTGAAGACGACGGTGAGCTGTGCGGTCTCGTAATATTGAGGTGAAATAATCAAAATGTCCCCTTATGGCAAAtgctttttattaaataaaataaaggcgGAATGACCTGGAAGACCCCTGTACTTGGCTCCTTTTGTCAGTTGGACCCTCCTACTCATCACTTTGCCAATCAAACCCTTAAACTcatcaaaacacaatattttaaacccctCTTACCATTGACCGagcttatgtggcattaatattGGTGAGTTGGAAATATGCGTGATTACACGCGCTTAGAAGCGAGttaaaacaatatttaaaaaaaaaaaaaacaatttaacaaaattaaaaaaaaaatcattttcttcaacCCTCCTTCACCCACACCCACCATTTCTTTTTCTCCACCAGCCCTCTCTCCTCTACCCCTCACCACATCCCTCacctttcttctttctccagCCCATTCTTCTTTCTCCACCCCCACATTCACTCTTCTCCGCCTCTTCTccgcctcttcttcttcttttttttaatacaaatcaGTAGCCTCaacttcttctaaaattttcgTTTTTtaggtttgaaaaatattagtatCATTCTTTTATTAGTTGGTTTCAACGAGGAGATGCAGATAATGTGAAGAATGATTGTgactattgaaaattttaaaactccattgataagtttgaaaaagcttaaaaaataataaatgggtcttgtgaatttgtaaaattacttaaattttttgattggGGTTCATTGAGTTTGTGTTGGTGAACTTGTAGTTGAATTTACAAGTTAAATCAAGAAGAATTTGATCTGATGGGTATGAATCTAGTGCTCAATTTGTGACcaaatatgaagaagatgactatttgaaaagttaaagaaattaaaaaattgatttatttgatttttaaaaattttttagCACTTAATTTCGCATGTGGCACTAAAAATGATGTGAAATTTCACGTGTAATCGCGTCCATTACACGCACTCTGACCGGAGGagaaaagggtttaaaatgttgttttctGATGGGTTTAAGGGTCTAGTTGGCAAAGTGATGAGTATGAGGGTTCAACTGACAAAATGAGTCAAGTACAAGGGTCTTTCAGGTCATTCCGCCTAAAATAAATCGTCTATCTTTCCATTTGTTGGacctttaattattattattttaattaaaagtatctttttcaaaaaaacgaAATTATAAAATGTCATATGTAATTTATAAAGTTTTGATAAAATAGTTAATATTAACTTATTAATCTATATGTTGATATAATTAAgactaattcataaataatctAATCGAACTAAATTTATTCGTGTTGATAATTATTGGaactgaatttttttaaaaatacatatggGAGTAGTGTGTTTTTGGATCTGAATTTTTAAATGATGTATCTACAGTATGATGCTCTAaataaacttatatttttttggcTTAAGTCATCCACGACCTCTTAAAATTATCCGCATAATTGGCTTAAGTCATTCACGGCCTCTTAAAGTTATCCGTATAATTCATTTAGACATTTTAATTAcgacttgtacctattgaacacttaaactattcaaaatatttacatattaaacacaaaatgctTATGTGGCAAAATAAGTGTAGTTCACTCTAGTTGGGCGCGTGAGTAGATTCcagatttttatttaatttttttttgataaatttgtcttttttttgaCACATGGCATACAATaactaaaagaataataatttaattcaataataatcttaatttttttttaaaaaaacccaaCCCACACTTCTTTACCGTCTTCTTCACTACAAAATCTCTATTCTTCCTTTTGCTTCcattaatttttcttcttcattttttgtttaaggAACAAATTGAATCTGAAGAAATATATCAGGATAGAGTGTTCTTAGCGCCAATATCATTGTCGAAAAAACATCAACTAAAGAAATAATCAgccaaaacagaaaaaaatcaaaagagatTACTGATAAAGATTGTCATTGAAGTTGTAGAAAagtatttcatcaaaaaaataaaaattaaattgagtCAAATTCTAGCGAACTCTACTTTTTCCGGCAAGACTAAACagatttgaaattattttctttaaaactgCTAAAAAATCAAACCATAAAAAATCACAACATAGAAGAAAAAGTAGAATATACAAATCTGAATTGagttttaaaaagaaagtaaatttAGGAGTGGCGATTGTGTGTTCTCAGAAGAAAAGGGGAAGATGAACACGGGGTGGTTGCGTGGGTGGGTGGGGGTATTGTGCTGAAAAGAAATTGGGGAAGGAtgactttaatttttatttttattttggttaaacacataattttcattttttttcttgaattgttaTTATGGGTCCATGCcatatgtcttttttttttattggtcaCTATGTCACATCATTCGCGAGTGTATAACacattctctttatttttagttgattATCAAAAAATGTTCGATaggtatattttttaattaataaagatgTTCAATTGGAATAAGCCTAAGATAAGGTGTCTAATTGAATTATCCGGATAATTTTAAGGAATCgtcgatgacttaagcctatttttttttatagaagtATTTGGTGTAGCTGATATATGCATAATTTAGCATGTGCATCTCATGTATTTAATCTTTTGTCTCATATTCAGGCCTCTTACCACATTATCTTgtgatttcaataatttttactaccaattataattatcatttaagaaaaattatctAATCATCTTAACCAAACTTCAgatattttttatatctattcaattatcaattaatattttcaCATCATTTCGTACCTTTATTTTCGAAACGTTATTTTTCTATGAATATAATGACTCAACAGAATATTTCTTTCATGTTTTATGCAATTATAAAGTACATTATAAATTTCATATGAAACTTTTACGATTTAGTTCAAATCATCATCATGTGAAAGTacaataaaatttgaagaatttaGTTTTGATAGTAAACATGACATTTTATTATGaatagagaaaagacataaaatcaccactgaagttgttacgaattttcaaaaagacatcttACCTTTGAGGACGTTCTATCACCCCACAAAagtattgaatatttttgtaaaaggaccattttgacccattttctcATTATGTTTGTGAACATGCACATGATGCGCGTGAATGTCCGTTTTTAATGCCAAAAACCAATTAAAAGCTACCACatttaagttattttctttattagttATTTACTCCATTCAAATTCATCATCTTCCCCAACAAAAGAGTCATAGGTACTCTATGATGAACTGATGAAATCAACTCAATAAGGTAAGAATTCGTTTTAATTTCCAATCGAAAAAGCCAATTTAAAGTTGCCCGAGGTTTCatttcttcttaatttcattTAGTTTTGAGAACccaaaaatcaaaccaaactctCAAATCAGTTGTTTTTTCAGGAGGATCAACATCGACCTAAGACTTGCTAGCTTTTGAACTTTGATCGGCGGCGGCGGGGTCGCAAGATGTTTCTGAGACTTGTCCATTGAAGCTCGAGTTTTATCAAGCCATGGTTTGAAAAATGCCCAATCGCCAGCCACTCAAAAGACATGGCTCCAAATACCAGTACTACTATCGATTTCAACGAATTATTCTTCGCCATTGAAACCACAAGCAGCTTTTCTGATATACATGCCGATGAGGGTTTTAGTTTGTAGCTGAAATGATTTGCTATTGTTACTATTCTAAACTATTAATCTTCAATTCATTGTTTACTCCGCTAGTTCTCCAAGAAATTTGACCAACAAACATCAAAATTGTAGGAGAtgatgtcacaccccgagcctacaccctgggcaagactggcactcgaagaccattgttggcctcaagcgaacccttggcttggcttactgactcagcggaagactatatgcaataagaaaagaattcaaATGCTAACTGACTCAACTGTCTGGAACTGAAATCAAAacgttttaaaaataaacatttaacttagccaaagtggtaACCCAAATCTGAatataagtcaataacaaaataaaaacaaatgaactaactgaatgtctatctatgaagcctctaataactgggatggatgttgggacaagccccacaacatcctaatgaactgaaaataaaactgaaagcaataaaatgaGTCCTCTgaaaagcaagaaggctcaccaagtgactctggagtgctcaactggatcaacgatgcgctagATGCTGATCATGATTATctacgtctgcatcataagacgatgcaggccaactggcatcagtacattgaatgtacgagtatgcaagttggaatactaaaaacaacataggcttgaaaggattttgaaagaaacacttcccttggctcttctcaactcatgaatacttaactgaactcatttcattataaaacagttttaaacaaaatataaagaaaaactgttgAAACCATGCTGTCAATTCATaatcacaatacaataaaaagacaaaccattcttcctctcaaagtctacttatgcagtgcatgaatgaagtcacatacccttattcacactaagcagaaccccttgaggaaccatgcaacTACTgttgtgagagtttctctaaccgacaaccatcacttaagaactatagtgatgatacaacgttttatcTCACTCTGCCGAGGCCCATCATATACCTTGcagtgatataggaagctaactcactgagtggatccactagtctaagcaaaaatgattcatctaaaaagtatgaccctttttctacccatgatggctacatggtttatggagacttgagttaatatgaactcgcatccccatatcggtgttcaatactactcccaaaaatatacttagttcatatgatttttttaaaaaaaacttcttctgtgatttgagattagtgctaaaaaacttagctcaaaggctatcttggaaatcaaagtttcctctcttgctttatttagaaagcgattactcttttctgaaaactagcacaaaggctctttggaaattgaggtttttcctttcttgtttaaatgtgaaaacattttaaaccctttgggaatacatagtcccatatatttttgaagaaatgaacttcaatctttactcaacttgaactttaattcttaaaaacaaagttaaaagcatttacaaaagacttcttgaaaagactctgaGAACTTTCTaaacttggctcttaacttctcttaactttgatcctaacttttcttgaattgaattatggattcaaggttcatgatctcatgtttatggataatttcgtgatgtttagatgtaccttagagtgttggaatcaactagaaaacataggtacattgttaaggaacaagtacgaaaagagGGGAAACGAACGGGGAGAACTGgtgtccttggcgctctgagaggcgcggggcacCAGCCCTcaatgtaacgaccctaaaaacgaactagtgaaactagagcctcacatgtgagtttggagttgagaacttgatgaaatgatgagaaatgactgtGACGTCCGGAacctagtcatttgaactagtgagttgtaagggtcaactttaaatggtcatatcttttaactcaaaatgaattaggtggaccatccaattaaaggtctctgagtcctctttccaacaccaccgagtttgcccaattccgactttggagtaaaaagttatgcccgaaatagtgaagcattgtccaaaaggacgagtttagacgggtttagtgaacatttttaagtttaactttgtgggtccttaattattttcctaagttgagtTCCTATTATTCTTtgcctttcctagcaattataaagcccctttttgaccaaaattctttcatttaagtcactccaataggaataaagaaagaaactcacctcctctcaaatatctttctctacaatcctccattgaagaaggtcAAGAACTAGGAGCTAGGGTTTGACGATTTTAAGGTGGTTCTTTCTCAATTTGCTTGGGGATTCTTAgttaaggtatggggac
The Solanum stenotomum isolate F172 chromosome 12, ASM1918654v1, whole genome shotgun sequence DNA segment above includes these coding regions:
- the LOC125848879 gene encoding alkylbase DNA glycosidase-like protein mag2 translates to MSEQTQTPPQPQPQPQPQPQALPQPLPISDSTLVSNSPVDLPPNPSNPSKIPIRPQKIRKLSSTASSNGKTPETTVPSSSTATSGAITVTKNRRKSAPKSSRVLPQIIKPLSADGEIDNALQHLRSVDPLLVSLIDTLPSPQFELHHSAFLALSKSILYQQLAYKAGTSIYTRFVSLCGGEDAVCPDIVLALSPQQLKQVGISGRKASYLHDLANKYRSGILSDETLVKMDDRSLFTMLSMVKGIGSWSVHMFMIFSLHRPDVLPVSDLGVRKGVQLLYGLEELPRPSQMEQLCDKWKPYRSAGAWYMWRLVEGKGTPTTAAAPIDGGNVQALQQIQTEQEAQQHQLQLLEPINGIENLGACIWSQ